The DNA window CAAATTTGCCAAGGGCTATAGGTGAGAATATTGGCTAGTGGGTCAGTGTAGGAATACACTTTAACCCAACCTTTAACACCATACAGACCGTTAATGCGTCCTAGCATCACGCGCGTCTGTTCTGTCATGCTTAGCAAGCCGCAGGAATGGTTTTCTTGGCGTTATCTTTGATTAATTTGGCGACCACTTCAGAGGGTTGTGCGCCAACACTTAACCAATAGCTAACACGGGCAACGTCTAAACGCAGACCTTCTTGTTTGTCATTGGCAACGGGGTTATAGAAACCGATGCTTTCTAAGTAATTGCCATCACGACGACTCCGAGAGTCTGTCACAACAACATGATAAAAAGGACGTTTTTTAGAGCCACCACGGGATAAACGGATTGTAACCATAGCTATTCTGTCACCTTAAGAGCAGTACGCAATAGTGCCTACAAGTTAATGAAAAATTCAAAATTATAGACGAGAGATAGTCAATAGGGAAGGGGAAAGGTATAATTTCTTATTTAATCCTGTAGAACAGCGTGATAAATCGCTAATGGCAATAGCTTATATGCGTCGATATATCAGCCTTAAAAAGGTTTAAGAAGAGAAAAGATAGGAATAGACCAATGTCTGTCTAAATCTGAGCACGCAATTTTTTAGATAGTTTATACTGTTAATCATTGAGTATTGATAATTAGGAGGAATTATCGTATGGCTGACGATGCAAATAACTACGATGATCATTTGGTTGAATCGCATCTCAATCATTTAACGGAGCAATTAGAAGCACAACGCCGTAAAATTGATGAACAGATGAATAAGCATATTCAGGATATTCAATCACTAAGTCGCCAAATTACACAACAACATCAAAATGCTCATACTGAAATTTATTCACAACGTGAAAAATTATCATTGCTAGATGAACAAATTAGTGAAATTAGCGAAAGTATCGAGCGACAAAGTCAATATTTGTCACAAGCAATTCATCAAGTCATAGGAAACTTACCCGATATTCAGCCTGAAAAAAGTAACCGTCGTAAGGATCAATCAGCGTGAGCACAATTCCTCTTTCTGAAATTCAACAAGTTTTAGATGAAGCCGATTTAATTTACAGTGCCCCCGAAGTTAATCAAGCAATTAGCAATCTTGCTAATCAAATTAATCAACAGCTTGCCAACCAATATCCGTTATGTCTAACGGTCATGTTAGGCGGTATGATTTTTAGTGGTCAATTACTCCCCCAACTCAATTTTTTACTAGAAGCGGATTACATTCACGCAACCCGTTATCGTGGTGCAACACAAGGGGGCGAAGTCTTGCATTGGCTAAAAACGCCTGAACGTTCTCTAAAAGATAGAATCATTTTATTAATAGATGACGTATTAGACGAAGGTGCGACGCTCTCTGCCTTAGTTGACTATTGCCAACAAGCAGGGGCAAAACGTGTATTAACCGCCGTATTAATCGATAAAAAACGTCAACGCCAAGGATTACAAAAAGCGGATTTTGCTGCACTCACTTCCCCAGACCGTTATATTTTTGGCTATGGTATGGATTATAAAGAACAATTACGCAATGCAGCAGGTATTTACGCGGTAAAAGGATTATGACTCAATTAGCAATCATTGGCGGTACAGGTCTGACCGCATTAGAAGGGTTAGAAATTACCCACAAACAAGTATTGCCCACCCCTTACGGTGAAGCCTCTAGTCCCATTATTCATGGGGTTTACGCAGGCAAAAAAATTATATTCCTGCCCCGTCACGGTGCACGCCACAATATTCCCCCTCATAAAATCAACTATCGTGCAAATATTTGGACACTCAAAGAACTAGGGGTAGAAGCAGTTATTGCCGTGGCGGCTGTTGGGGGAATTCATCCTGATATGCAAGCAACTGACCTTGTTATTCCTCACCAATTGATTGATTACACATACGGACGAGAACATACATTTTTTGCGGATGATTTAGCCCATGTCACTCATATAGACTTTACAGAGCCTTATTGCGAACAATTGCGCCAGCAACTGCTTATAGCAAGCAACACATTAACGACAAAAGTCCATCATCAAGGCGTTTACGGCGCGACTCAAGGCCCACGCCTAGAAAGTACCGCCGAAATTAACCGTATGGAACGTGATGGCTGTGATATTGTCGGTATGACAGGAATGCCAGAAGCCGCGTTAGCACGCGAATTAAACCTATGTTACGCCTGTTGTTCTGTGATTGTGAATCCTGCGGCGGGACGTGGTTTAAAAGAAATTACTATGGCAGATATTGAAGCAAATCTGAGCTTAGGCATTGTTAATGTACGTGCTTTATTAACAGCTTTTTTGAATCAGTTTAATACCTAACTCCCGCTTTGCGAGATTCAAAAACTAAAACCGAAGGTTACTGTATTTTACGCCTGAACTCAGGTTATCTGATTCAGACAATACGATACTATCATGAAAAAACACACTTTATTTTCTATCTTCATCCTTACCACTATACTGGCGAGTTGTTCAACACAAGCATGGTATAGCGCGGCACAACAGCGCAATCAACAAACTTGTTTAGATGACCCCAGCAATAAATTAGAAAAATGCCAAGAACAACAAATGAGTTATGACCAATATCAACGGGAACGTGAGAAAGTAAAATAACCTGAGTTCGGCGAGTTTTTTTAAAAAGACAACAGTTTGTCTGAATCAGAATTTTCAGAATTAAAAAGACAAGAAAATTAAAAGAATAAAAAATTATGTTTTTAATTCTGCTAATTCTGAAAATTCTGTGAATTCTGATTCAGACAAAAAAAGACCTGCGAGGTTTTGAAAACCTAGCAGGTCTCTGTTTTACTTTAAAAACTCGCCGAACTCAGGTTACCTTAGCTATATCAAATCATTTCCCCCACCTGAGCGAACGCGCTTCGTAACTGATTAATTTCTGTTTCAGCATATAAACCCTCACGATAGCGTTTTATGGCTTCCGTGACTTGTCCTAACTGTAACAGCATCATCACACTTTCATAATCTCGCCCATCGGCTTGTGCTAAATATAAATACTCCTGATAACGTCCTTGTTCTTTCAATATGCGCAAATAACGATTAATTAACGCATCCGCATCATAAGGCTGACCTGTATCCACCTGCTCATCCGTCCAATCAGCCAGTAAATTTGACTCTTGCCACAAAGGTTGCTGAGTTTGCCCCTGTAAAATTTGCTGTAAAGGCAAATAATCCCAATTAAATTGTAATGCATCTAAAGCAGTATCAAAAACATACACCATATAATGCGCAAGCTGTGCCTGCCATACGGTTAATTTTTGTTGCCAAAGTTGACGACTTTTATGAGACAACACCGTTTTTAAAAAACTATCTGCCCATAACTCACTCATATCCGACAATAAACGAATATAATTTGCCTGTGCCACAAAATCCGCATGACTTGCCTTATCTTGTGAAATTTTATGAAAGGTTGCTAAAGCGACTTCTAACAATCCAACGGTGACTGCCTCTAATAAAATCAGTGCGGTATGTCCTTGTTGCAAAGATAAATATTGTGGTACTGTGGCTAACAAACTTTCTATATCCCCGCCATGTCTAACTAATTGCTGAATTGCCTTCGTATCAAGATGAATCGGTAATTCTGACATGATAGGAGCACATCCTGATTCTTCTGCTTGCCACTGTATCAATTGCTCCAGAATAGCCGCCTCTAAATGGGGTTGCTTTTTAATTAAAAGATTGATCAAAAAAATTAACTTTACTGGCTCTAACTCAGACAATTGTTTCTGTAACGTATCATCATTAGACATAGGTGTGATTCCTAAAAAATGTGTGATGGAAAAGAACTTGCTTATCTCTTTTCTACCTGACTGCAAAATACATTGATTTCTTATGCCCAATTTTTTGTTAAAAAAACCTTATTTAGCATTACTATTAGTCACTTTCATCGGATTAAGCCTTTCCTTTACGAGCTTTACCTACACAAAACAATGGGAAACACAAGCCTTTATCCAAGAAAAAGAGGTTTTACTCAATCAATATATTCGTTTACTTCGTCAATCCTCATTGACGATAAACACCTTATTAAACTCTCTGCGCAGTTTATACACGCTACAACAACAAGTTAAACCAGATGACTTTAACTTATTGACGAATCAGGAGTTATTAAACGACTGGATTTATGGATTTTTATGGCTACCACGCATTGATGACAGCCAGCGTCAAGCGATAGAACAACAACTTGCTCGCCCATTTTGGGATATTGATGCACAACAACCCCGTAGCCCTGCACCCATACGCGCCGCGTACTACCCTGTTTTATTGGCAGAACCACAACTCCATGTTGAAAACTTACAAGGCTTAGACCTCAGTCAAAACTACTTACATCCTTACCCCTCGCATTCATACGATAGTCGCCTTATTACGATTAACAACCCCCAACAACCGACAGAACTGCAACTACATGTCTTTCTGCCAATTTACGACCCGATAACACAACCTCATATCGCTGGTTTTTTCACCATTGTTTTACGCATTAATACGTTTATTGAAACCCTCTTACGCCCCGCTAAACAACGTCAAAACCTCTTTTTAGTCATTCGTGATGCCAATACCGAACAACTGATTTACGCCCCAACATGGTACAAACCGACAGATAAAAAAATATTACAAAACAATATACTACGTAGCATTCCTTTGGATTTTGAAGGGCAACATTGGCAAATAGAATTGCAGTATCTGGCAGAAAACACAGGGGAACAATATCACTATGCATGGATTGTTTTACTTGTCGGCTGTTTATTCACAGCAGGCTTAGTACGTTATCTCTATGTCATTATTAACAATGGCGTACAAACTGAACAACTGGTACAACAACGCACACAAAATTTACTGGAAGTTAATCAAACTCTCAGCGAAGAAATGCAAGCTCGTGAGCAAATGACCCTTGCCTTGATTGCGGCGGAAAAAAAATACCGCGCTATTTTTGAAAATGCGATAGAAGGGATTTTCCAATGTGACCCTGACGGTCACTTTTTACGTGTGAATCCTGCCTTTGTACGCATGTTTGCCTTTCACAATATGGCAGAAATTTGTGCTATTCACTGCCATAACAACAAAATTAATTTATTTCTCAATACCCAACAATATCAAAGTTATTTAAACCGTCTTAATCGAGATGGCGAAGTAAAAGACTTTGAATATCAAGCAGTCTGTGCTAATCAAGAAATTATCTGGGTGAGTGAAACCACAAAAGCTGTTTATGACAAACTCGGAAAACTAACGCATTATGAAGGAATTATCGAAAATATCACCGAGCGAAAAAAACAAGAAGAAAAACTCCGCTATGCCGCTTCACACGACACATTAACAGGGCTGCACAACCGTAGCGCGTTCACTGAACGGCTGACAACGTTAATCAAACAACAACATGCACACTTTTTAATCAGTAATATCATTAGCTTTGCCGTTTTATTCGTCGACTTAGACCGTTTTAAAATTGTCAATGACAGTATGGGACATCTTGTTGGCGATAAACTCTTACAAGCCGTCGCAAAGCGATTGCTAACAAGCACGCAACACGCTAATACTCATATTGCCCGTTTTGGGGGCGACGAATTCGCTTTACTGATGGAAAAAATATCAAACCTCAACACATTAGAACAATACATTGAAAATATTCAGAAACAACTCAGTCAACCCTATGAGCTAGAAGGGGAAACTTTCGTAACGACTGCAAGCATTGGTATCGCCCTCTCTTCAGCACATTATTTAAGTGCCGATGAAGTGCTACGTGATGCCGATACCGCCATGTACGCCGCGAAAAAACAAGGGTTAGGCAAATACGCCTTTTTTCAACCCAAAATGCACACGCACGTTGTACACCTAATGCGTATGGAAGCTGATTTGCGTAAAGCTTTTGAACGAGAAGAATTACAAGTTTACTATCAACCCATTATTTCCCTAGAAAATCAACATACGGTTGGTTTAGAAGCCCTCGTCCGTTGGCAACATCCACAACGCGGGCTTATTCCGCCCGATGAATTTATTCCACTTGCAGAAGAAACAGGTATGATTCAAGAACTTGGACGTTGGGTATTTCAGGTCGCTTGTAAACAACTACGCAAATGGCAACAACGCTACCCGCAACACGCGCAACTGGGAATTAATATCAACGTCTCAGCTATTCAATTTAAACAACCGCGTTTAGTACGAGATATTCAAGATATTTTAGAAAAAACAGGCGTAAGTCCGCGCAACTGTCGCATAGAAATTACCGAAAGTGCGATGATGTATAATCCAGAAGAAACATTGAAAATTTTAAAAGAATTAAAAGAGTTAGAGTTACAACTCTATATTGACGATTTTGGGACAGGTTACTCATCACTGAGTTATTTACAAAAATTTCCCATAGACGCGCTAAAAATCGATAAAAGTTTTATTCGAGATTTAGACAATGACAAGCGTTCTTACCAAATTGCACAAGCTATCATTGCCTTAGGTGAGGCATTTAACTTAAAAACGGTTGCTGAAGGGGTAGAAACACAAAAGCAATTATCACTTTTAAAAAGTGTGCATTGTCATCAAGTGCAAGGCTTTCTTTTTTCACGTCCTAAACCACTTGCAGACATAGAGAACTATTTGCAACATCACTGATTGAGATTGAATAACACAACGGGCAGGGCTTATAAAAAACCCTGACCTTGTCCATAGATGAGATAAAACTAAACCTTACCAAACATCTTTTGGCACAACTAAACGTTCAACAACTTCATCACCAATTAAATGTTGCTCAAAAATCTCACTGACATCGTCAACCGTCACATTGCCATACATAACCCCTTCAGGATACACAACAACGCTTGTACCCAGTTGGCAAGGACCTAAACAGCTAGATTGGGCAATAGAAACCGTTGCAAATAAGTTACGGGCTTGCCATTGACGAAAAAATTCATCAATGACGGGTTTACAGCCACGTTCGGTACAAGAGCCGCGAGGATGTCCAGCAGGACGGCTTTGGGCGCAAACAAATACATGTTTCTGTGGTCTTGGCATAACAGTTCTCCAAAAAATAAATATTTCTATCGCTCTGACGCTGAAGACTTCAAGCAGTGGGTCTTATCTTTTTTAACCCCCGCGACCCTTTTTCGCTGAAGACAAGCATAATGTTACGCAAAGCAGAATTTGATTACCACAGATTTTCTCGGTTATTTACCCTAACTGGCGCGATGACTCAGCAAAAAAAGATTAGGATAACCTGAGTTTGCCTTTATATTTAGTTAAATGTTAAATTTAATCAAAATATTATTGTTTTTAAATTGTTATGATAGAGGTATAAAACAATGGAACAAGTGATTTTAGCCAGCAATATCAAATGTAGTGGATGTGCAAAAACGATACAGGAAGGGCTAACAACTTTAGCAGGGGTTCAACAAATCACGGTAGATGTGCCTGAGGGTAAGGTCACTGTTACAGGGGATAATTTACAACGCAGTGCATTAACGCAAAAACTCGCTGAATTAGGCTATCCAGAAAAAACGGCAACGAGTGGATTAGTGAATATTATGCAGAAAGCAAAGGGTTTATTTGCAGGGAAATAATTTTTTTGTTCGTTTAGAAATAAAGCCCTTACAGATTTTTAAAAATCCGTAAGGGCTTTTTTATGGATAAATCCTGATTCAGGCAAAAACTACAGCCCATCTTTTAAAAGGAGTGGTAAAGCCGCTCGCAGATATACAAACATCGACCAAATGGTTAAGACTGCTGCCACGTAGAGCAGGACAAAACCAATATAATCCGTCGGTAATGTGAATATCGGCTCATGATAGAGTAAGAGGGTAATTGCCAACATTTGAGCGGAAGTTTTGACTTTGCCAATATGAGAAACAGCGACCGTCGCACGTTGTCCAAGTTCTGCCATCCACTCGCGCAGTGCAGAAATCGTGATTTCTCGCCCAATAATAATGGCGGAAGGAATAGACATCCACGCGCTAGGGTGGGCTTCTACCAAAAAGACTAAGGCAACCGCAACCATGAGCTTATCTGCTACAGGGTCAAGAAATGCACCAAAAGCAGAAAGTTGATTCCAGCGTCTAGCCAGATAGCCGTCAAACCAGTCAGTTATCGCCGCAAGGGCAAAAATCAAGGTGGTTAATTCATTAGCCCATGCGCTCGGTAAGTAGTAAGCACCAATAAACAGGGGAATTAAGACGATACGTAATAAAGTAAGTGCGTTTGGTGTTGTCACGTGGTTAAAAAGAATTCGTAAATTTTCTGTGCTAATTGTCGACTAATTCCCGGTACTCGTGCAAGTTCTTCTACACCTGCACGCGATACGCCCTGTAGTCCGCCAAAGTGATTAAGGAGTTGTTTGCGTCGTTTCGCACCGATGCCTGCAATGTCTTCAAGCACCGATTTTTGTCTGGCTTTGTGACGTTGTTGTCGATGTCCTGTAATGGCAAAGCGATGAGCTTCATCACGAATTTGTTGGATAAGGTGCAACGCGGGGGAATCTTTTGGCAGGATTAATGGGTTTTCTTCATTGGGAAAAATAAGGCTTTCTAGTCCTGCTTTACGTCCCATGCCTTTTGCAACGCCAACAATACGAACCTGAGTTAAATTAAAACTTATCAATAAGTCATGTGCGATTTTGACTTGTCCCGCGCCACCGTCAATAAAGAGTATATCAGGTAATATGCCCTCTTCTTGTACTTTACTAAATCTACGGGTTAATGCCTGTTGCATTGCCGCGTAATCATCTCCGCCCGTAATCCCTGTAATGTTGTAACGTCGATAAGCGTTTTTACAAATCCCTTCCGCATCAAAAACCACACAAGATGCAACGGTTGCCTCGCCTTGCGTATGGCTGATATCAAAGCATTCTAAACGCTGGGGTAAGGTTTCTAAATGTAAGGCAATACTTAAGGCGGCAAGCCGTTCGCGGTGATGACTGGGTTTGTGCTGTTGCAAGCTATGTTTAGCATTCTCAAGTGCCATCTCTATCCAACGCGCTCGTGTACCGCGCACATTTTGGCTCAAACGGGTATGGCGTTGGCGTTGTTGCTTAATCGCCTCAGCCAATGTCGTAATATCCTCTAATGTGGGATAAATCAAAATTTCATCAGGAATATCATGCGTATTACTCAGATAATATTGCGGAAGAAAAGCATCTAAAACGCTGGCAGGGTCTTCGCCAATCTCTTGTTTAGGAAAATAGGCACGACTACCTAATTGTCGCCCATCGCGCACGGTCAGGGTTTGCACACAGCTAATGCCGTTTTCCACGATACAAGCAACAATATCGACGTTTCCTGCATCAGTGCTTACATATTGCTGGGCTTGAATTGTACGCAAATGATTAATTTGGTCACGATAATGCGCTGCTTTTTCATAGTCTAATTGTTCAGCAGCCGTTTTCATTTTATCGACGAGAGTATTTATCACATCGTGACTTTTACCTTCTAGGAATAAAACCGCGTGTTTTACATCTTCTGCATAAGTTTGCGCATCAATCAAACCAACACAAGGCGCGCTACAGCGTTTAATTTGGTACTGCAAACAGGGGCGGGAACGATTGCGGAAAAAACTATCATCACATTGACGAATAGGGAAAATTTTCTGCATCAAGTTAAGACTTTCATAAACCGCTTTAGCATGGGGATAAGGACCAAAATATTTTCCTTTACCCCGTTTTGCCCCACGATGTAGTCCTAATTGCGGGAAAGGATGGGCAGAGAGATAGATATATGGATAACTTTTATCATCACGTAGCAGAATGTTGTAACGCGGTTGATGGGTTTTAATCAGCGTATGTTCTAATAATAACGCCTCACATTCAGTATGAGTAATTGTGATTTCTATCTGGGCAATTTGCGCAACTAGTGCACGAGTTTTGGGTGATTGGTCAGATTGAGTAAAGTAACTACTAACCCGTTTTTTTAAGTTGCGGGCTTTACCAACATAGATAATCGTCCCTGTTGCATCCTGCATCCGATAAACCCCTGATTTATTGGGAAGGGTTGCAAGAAAGCGTTTTGCATCAAAGAGGGGAAAGGGTTGTATTTTTAGGGACATAATGGATAAACTAATAATTAGTTACTATTTAGGTAGGATAATCGCCCAGAAAGCTATCAGATTTATATCGATACTATTCAATGTGAGGGTGAACCTATTTCTACTCAAAAATTTTGGCAACAACGATGTTTTTGGTTAAATTAAGTTACCTGTTAGCTCAAGAGCAACAAGGTGAGCTTTTTTCTCAAAAAAATGATTTAAAACCATTAGAAAAATTAGGGCATCGTTTTTATTATCATTATTCCTGTCAAACCGCTACAGGAGAAATAAAGGGATATCAACATAAAATTGTTGATTGGGAAGCAGTAGCTTTATATCGCAAGCTAAAGAAAAACCCAGATTTTTATTAATTTTAGTAGCACGTTTAAGCAATTTATAAAAACAATTTATCACTAAAATTATAAACGCTTATTGATATTCCATCGCGCTGGTTTTTCCCGTATATTAATACGCCTAAATGATAAATTTGAAGTGACCATTAAAAAGACGATTGATAATAAAAAGTTATCATTTATCCGCTTTGCGGAAGGTAGGTTAACGATAATAATGAAAGTCTGTTATCCATTATAAAAAATGCACTGTTTCCCGTAGAAAAGCAGGCAAAACTACCTAAATGCACCAAGGAGACCCTTCATGTTAGTAGCTACACAATCCTTTAACAGTTCTGTTTAAGGATTTTGTGTCTTCCTCTTAAATTCTATTCCCACAACAACATTCAACATATTCAACACACAATTTTATTTGTTGGTGGATGACAGTATGGTGACTGTTGCGCATTTCTTGGAGTATGAAGATGAACATTACCGAAAAACAAGCCGAATATTGGCATAAAAATCTTTTGTGGACAGGCATTTTATTAACCCTTTGGTTTATTGCTACTTTTATCGTTATTTTCTTTGCAAAAGAACTCAATCGCTTTACCTTTTTTGGCTTTCCCGTTGGTTTTTACATGACTGCGCAAGGGTCTATGTTTCTCTATGTGCTAATCATCGGTTTTTATGCTTGGAAGATGAATAAGCTAGATAATCAATATGATGTAGTGGATTAATACGATGAGTCACGCAACATTTACCTCTCAATTAACCCGCTATTATGCCTTTTATACAGGTGGCTTTATCCTCTTTGTTATTGCTTTAGCTATTGCAGAAAGGCAAGGACTATCAAACCTGTATATAGGGTATGTTTTCATGGGGGCAACCGTTTTACTGTATGCGGGTATCGGCATTATGAGCCGTACTGCGAATGTAGCGGAATTCTACGTTGCAGGGCGCAAAGTGCCTGCGGTTTTTAATGGAATGGCAACCGCTTCAGATTGGATGAGTGCCGCTTCTTTTATTGGTATGGCGGGCACGCTGTATTTATCAGGGTTTGACGGTAACGCCTTTTTATTAGGCTGGACAGGTGGATACGTACTGGTTGCCTTATTTCTCGCTCCCTATTTACGCAAATTTGGACAATTTACTGTGCCTGACTTTCTCAGTGCCCGTTATGGTGGCAATTTTGCGCGGGCGGTGGGCGTATTTGCGGCTATTTTAGTGTCTTTTGTCTATGTTGTTGCACAAATTTATGGCGTAGGGCTGATTACTACTCGTTTATTACAAATTACCTTTGAAATTGGTGTATTTGTGGGTTTAGCGGGGATTCTCGTTTGCTCATTTTTGGGGGGAATGCGGGCAGTGACTTGGACGCAAGTTGCGCAATTTATTATTTTAATTATTGCTTACATGATTCCCGTCGTTATTTTAGCGTATAACCACACAGGCATCCCCGTTCCTCAGGCAGTTTATGGGAGTGTTTTGGAAAAAGTTTCTGCCCGTGAGAAGGAATTAATC is part of the Beggiatoa alba B18LD genome and encodes:
- the rpsP gene encoding 30S ribosomal protein S16; the encoded protein is MVTIRLSRGGSKKRPFYHVVVTDSRSRRDGNYLESIGFYNPVANDKQEGLRLDVARVSYWLSVGAQPSEVVAKLIKDNAKKTIPAAC
- a CDS encoding hypoxanthine-guanine phosphoribosyltransferase yields the protein MSTIPLSEIQQVLDEADLIYSAPEVNQAISNLANQINQQLANQYPLCLTVMLGGMIFSGQLLPQLNFLLEADYIHATRYRGATQGGEVLHWLKTPERSLKDRIILLIDDVLDEGATLSALVDYCQQAGAKRVLTAVLIDKKRQRQGLQKADFAALTSPDRYIFGYGMDYKEQLRNAAGIYAVKGL
- a CDS encoding S-methyl-5'-thioinosine phosphorylase; the encoded protein is MTQLAIIGGTGLTALEGLEITHKQVLPTPYGEASSPIIHGVYAGKKIIFLPRHGARHNIPPHKINYRANIWTLKELGVEAVIAVAAVGGIHPDMQATDLVIPHQLIDYTYGREHTFFADDLAHVTHIDFTEPYCEQLRQQLLIASNTLTTKVHHQGVYGATQGPRLESTAEINRMERDGCDIVGMTGMPEAALARELNLCYACCSVIVNPAAGRGLKEITMADIEANLSLGIVNVRALLTAFLNQFNT
- a CDS encoding EAL domain-containing protein, which translates into the protein MPNFLLKKPYLALLLVTFIGLSLSFTSFTYTKQWETQAFIQEKEVLLNQYIRLLRQSSLTINTLLNSLRSLYTLQQQVKPDDFNLLTNQELLNDWIYGFLWLPRIDDSQRQAIEQQLARPFWDIDAQQPRSPAPIRAAYYPVLLAEPQLHVENLQGLDLSQNYLHPYPSHSYDSRLITINNPQQPTELQLHVFLPIYDPITQPHIAGFFTIVLRINTFIETLLRPAKQRQNLFLVIRDANTEQLIYAPTWYKPTDKKILQNNILRSIPLDFEGQHWQIELQYLAENTGEQYHYAWIVLLVGCLFTAGLVRYLYVIINNGVQTEQLVQQRTQNLLEVNQTLSEEMQAREQMTLALIAAEKKYRAIFENAIEGIFQCDPDGHFLRVNPAFVRMFAFHNMAEICAIHCHNNKINLFLNTQQYQSYLNRLNRDGEVKDFEYQAVCANQEIIWVSETTKAVYDKLGKLTHYEGIIENITERKKQEEKLRYAASHDTLTGLHNRSAFTERLTTLIKQQHAHFLISNIISFAVLFVDLDRFKIVNDSMGHLVGDKLLQAVAKRLLTSTQHANTHIARFGGDEFALLMEKISNLNTLEQYIENIQKQLSQPYELEGETFVTTASIGIALSSAHYLSADEVLRDADTAMYAAKKQGLGKYAFFQPKMHTHVVHLMRMEADLRKAFEREELQVYYQPIISLENQHTVGLEALVRWQHPQRGLIPPDEFIPLAEETGMIQELGRWVFQVACKQLRKWQQRYPQHAQLGININVSAIQFKQPRLVRDIQDILEKTGVSPRNCRIEITESAMMYNPEETLKILKELKELELQLYIDDFGTGYSSLSYLQKFPIDALKIDKSFIRDLDNDKRSYQIAQAIIALGEAFNLKTVAEGVETQKQLSLLKSVHCHQVQGFLFSRPKPLADIENYLQHH
- a CDS encoding (2Fe-2S) ferredoxin domain-containing protein; the protein is MPRPQKHVFVCAQSRPAGHPRGSCTERGCKPVIDEFFRQWQARNLFATVSIAQSSCLGPCQLGTSVVVYPEGVMYGNVTVDDVSEIFEQHLIGDEVVERLVVPKDVW
- a CDS encoding heavy-metal-associated domain-containing protein, producing the protein MEQVILASNIKCSGCAKTIQEGLTTLAGVQQITVDVPEGKVTVTGDNLQRSALTQKLAELGYPEKTATSGLVNIMQKAKGLFAGK
- the pgsA gene encoding CDP-diacylglycerol--glycerol-3-phosphate 3-phosphatidyltransferase, with product MTTPNALTLLRIVLIPLFIGAYYLPSAWANELTTLIFALAAITDWFDGYLARRWNQLSAFGAFLDPVADKLMVAVALVFLVEAHPSAWMSIPSAIIIGREITISALREWMAELGQRATVAVSHIGKVKTSAQMLAITLLLYHEPIFTLPTDYIGFVLLYVAAVLTIWSMFVYLRAALPLLLKDGL
- the uvrC gene encoding excinuclease ABC subunit UvrC, which gives rise to MSLKIQPFPLFDAKRFLATLPNKSGVYRMQDATGTIIYVGKARNLKKRVSSYFTQSDQSPKTRALVAQIAQIEITITHTECEALLLEHTLIKTHQPRYNILLRDDKSYPYIYLSAHPFPQLGLHRGAKRGKGKYFGPYPHAKAVYESLNLMQKIFPIRQCDDSFFRNRSRPCLQYQIKRCSAPCVGLIDAQTYAEDVKHAVLFLEGKSHDVINTLVDKMKTAAEQLDYEKAAHYRDQINHLRTIQAQQYVSTDAGNVDIVACIVENGISCVQTLTVRDGRQLGSRAYFPKQEIGEDPASVLDAFLPQYYLSNTHDIPDEILIYPTLEDITTLAEAIKQQRQRHTRLSQNVRGTRARWIEMALENAKHSLQQHKPSHHRERLAALSIALHLETLPQRLECFDISHTQGEATVASCVVFDAEGICKNAYRRYNITGITGGDDYAAMQQALTRRFSKVQEEGILPDILFIDGGAGQVKIAHDLLISFNLTQVRIVGVAKGMGRKAGLESLIFPNEENPLILPKDSPALHLIQQIRDEAHRFAITGHRQQRHKARQKSVLEDIAGIGAKRRKQLLNHFGGLQGVSRAGVEELARVPGISRQLAQKIYEFFLTT
- a CDS encoding DUF4212 domain-containing protein, which gives rise to MNITEKQAEYWHKNLLWTGILLTLWFIATFIVIFFAKELNRFTFFGFPVGFYMTAQGSMFLYVLIIGFYAWKMNKLDNQYDVVD